From one [Ruminococcus] lactaris ATCC 29176 genomic stretch:
- a CDS encoding sigma-E processing peptidase SpoIIGA — MHYELYIDLLFLENFMMDSLLLLVLNRVLKCKSNWQRIFLGGGLGSGMMCLGIVVGIPGVFQLIFFHGIVSSCMLITGLRIRTKAQFIKAYILLYLCAVFMGGMMTAFRPYLRYISLFYGTAVGTAFLFVKCWKLLRKISGKEQVRCEVTLYLNERKMSVMALMDTGNLLCDPVSGDPVSILDHEFYEKFREQQQKEGSVLRDTEPKMRYIPYQSISGTGVIKIFRIEKMCVSMDGEKWIEKPLIGISEGTISEKQEYQLILNHDYLNI, encoded by the coding sequence ATGCACTACGAATTGTATATTGATTTGTTGTTTCTGGAAAATTTCATGATGGACAGTCTGTTGCTTCTTGTACTGAATCGGGTTCTGAAATGCAAAAGTAACTGGCAGAGAATCTTTCTGGGCGGAGGGCTTGGAAGCGGGATGATGTGCCTTGGAATAGTCGTGGGGATCCCCGGAGTCTTTCAACTTATTTTTTTTCATGGAATTGTCAGCAGTTGTATGCTTATAACCGGTCTCCGTATCAGAACGAAAGCTCAATTTATAAAGGCCTACATATTATTATACCTATGTGCGGTTTTTATGGGAGGCATGATGACAGCATTCCGGCCGTATTTAAGGTATATCAGCCTTTTTTATGGGACGGCAGTGGGAACGGCATTTCTCTTTGTGAAATGCTGGAAACTGTTAAGAAAAATAAGCGGAAAAGAACAGGTGCGGTGTGAGGTGACGCTGTATTTGAACGAGAGAAAGATGAGCGTCATGGCACTGATGGATACGGGAAATCTTTTATGCGATCCGGTCAGTGGTGATCCGGTCAGTATTCTCGACCATGAATTCTATGAAAAGTTCAGAGAACAACAGCAGAAAGAAGGATCTGTCCTGAGGGATACGGAACCGAAAATGCGGTACATCCCTTATCAGAGTATCAGTGGAACCGGTGTAATAAAAATCTTCCGAATCGAGAAAATGTGTGTCAGCATGGACGGGGAAAAATGGATTGAAAAACCGTTGATCGGAATCAGTGAAGGAACGATTTCAGAGAAGCAGGAATACCAGTTGATCCTGAACCATGATTATCTGAATATTTAG
- the ftsZ gene encoding cell division protein FtsZ has product MLEIKTNESEAAARIIVVGVGGGGNNAVNRMIDEQIAGVEFIAVNTDKQALQLCKAPTLMQIGEKLTKGLGAGAQPEVGEKAAEESSEEIQAALKGADMVFVTCGMGGGTGTGAAPVIARIAKEQGALTVGVVTKPFRFESKTRMQNATSGIDKLKENVDTIIVIPNDKLLEVVDRRTTMPEALKKADEVLQQGIQGITDLINVPSLINLDFADIQTVMKDKGIAHIGIGAGRGDDKALEAVKQAVASPLLETTIQGASNVIVNVSGDITLMDASDAADYVQELAGESASIIFGAMYDDTKSDECTITVIATGLHNVGGSASKLKARLEGQQKVGSILPSGGESHVRSTLDHERRAGSTVRPQGGTMPTLQPRTPSSNVKEQSIKIPDFFKK; this is encoded by the coding sequence TTGTTAGAAATTAAGACCAATGAATCTGAAGCGGCCGCAAGAATAATTGTTGTCGGAGTCGGCGGAGGCGGTAATAATGCCGTTAACCGAATGATCGACGAGCAGATTGCGGGTGTAGAATTTATAGCTGTAAATACAGATAAGCAGGCATTACAGCTTTGTAAAGCACCGACATTGATGCAGATCGGTGAAAAGCTTACAAAAGGACTTGGTGCAGGTGCACAGCCGGAGGTAGGGGAGAAAGCTGCGGAAGAAAGTTCAGAAGAGATCCAGGCAGCACTGAAAGGTGCAGACATGGTATTTGTTACCTGTGGAATGGGTGGAGGAACAGGAACAGGAGCAGCTCCTGTTATTGCACGTATTGCCAAAGAGCAGGGTGCATTGACGGTAGGTGTTGTCACAAAGCCGTTCCGTTTTGAATCCAAGACCAGAATGCAGAATGCCACAAGTGGTATTGATAAATTAAAAGAAAATGTAGATACGATCATCGTTATTCCAAATGATAAGCTTCTTGAGGTTGTAGACAGACGCACTACAATGCCGGAAGCCCTGAAGAAAGCAGATGAGGTTCTTCAGCAGGGTATTCAGGGTATCACTGACCTGATCAATGTTCCATCCCTGATTAACCTTGACTTTGCAGATATCCAGACGGTTATGAAGGACAAGGGTATTGCACATATCGGTATCGGTGCAGGACGCGGTGATGATAAGGCTCTTGAGGCTGTAAAGCAGGCTGTTGCAAGTCCGCTGCTTGAGACTACGATCCAGGGTGCATCAAACGTGATCGTCAATGTATCCGGTGATATTACGCTGATGGATGCATCTGATGCGGCTGATTATGTTCAGGAGCTGGCAGGCGAGAGTGCAAGTATTATCTTTGGTGCGATGTATGATGATACAAAATCTGACGAATGTACGATCACAGTTATTGCTACCGGCTTACATAATGTAGGCGGAAGTGCTTCTAAGTTAAAAGCAAGACTGGAAGGACAGCAGAAGGTTGGATCCATTCTTCCGTCCGGCGGAGAATCTCATGTGAGATCTACACTGGATCATGAGAGAAGAGCAGGTTCCACAGTAAGACCGCAGGGAGGAACAATGCCGACACTGCAGCCGAGAACACCTTCAAGCAATGTAAAAGAGCAGTCGATCAAGATTCCTGATTTCTTCAAAAAGTAA
- a CDS encoding cell division protein FtsQ/DivIB has product MKRKKRKKNIGKMILILILTVAVLVLICIFGFRTRKIQVSGNVYYGEGTITNWIEKDPLSVNSLYLLGKYTFDKGELPSGVESLKVSLKNPWTVAVTVVEKSMLGYVDYDEAMLYFDEQGIATLRSAKQIEGVPYIEGLSFDTAEVEIGKVLPVEDDAIFEKLAETSRYLRKNALSPERIVCNTDGSDVVLYFGAVEVLLGNEKYEERLAQVGPILEELKKKYPDTAGTLHLENFDSSSASIRFTPQTAEQTADVQ; this is encoded by the coding sequence ATGAAGAGAAAAAAGCGAAAGAAAAATATAGGAAAAATGATTCTGATCCTGATCCTGACCGTGGCAGTTCTGGTGCTGATATGTATTTTCGGATTCCGCACCAGAAAGATCCAGGTCAGTGGAAATGTGTATTATGGAGAGGGAACAATCACGAACTGGATTGAAAAAGATCCATTGTCAGTAAATTCTCTGTATCTTTTAGGAAAATATACTTTTGACAAGGGAGAACTTCCGTCAGGAGTAGAGAGCCTGAAAGTGTCATTGAAGAATCCGTGGACGGTTGCTGTGACAGTGGTTGAAAAAAGTATGCTCGGCTATGTAGATTATGATGAGGCGATGCTGTATTTTGATGAACAGGGGATCGCAACGCTTCGGAGTGCAAAGCAGATCGAGGGAGTCCCGTATATTGAAGGACTTTCTTTTGATACAGCAGAGGTGGAAATCGGAAAAGTGCTTCCTGTGGAGGATGATGCGATTTTTGAGAAACTGGCAGAGACATCCAGATATCTCAGAAAAAATGCCCTGTCACCGGAGCGGATCGTCTGCAATACAGATGGAAGTGATGTCGTATTATATTTCGGAGCAGTGGAAGTACTGCTGGGAAATGAGAAGTATGAAGAGCGTCTGGCACAGGTAGGACCGATCCTGGAAGAACTGAAAAAGAAGTATCCTGACACCGCAGGAACACTCCATCTGGAGAATTTTGATTCGTCTTCCGCGTCCATCCGGTTTACACCACAGACTGCGGAGCAGACCGCTGACGTGCAATAA